From a single Brassica napus cultivar Da-Ae chromosome C9, Da-Ae, whole genome shotgun sequence genomic region:
- the LOC106370700 gene encoding salicylate/benzoate carboxyl methyltransferase-like, with product MNSIFIRSISSSRSDGKSENEMSNGDEECSNYTRVSILNMRGGDGHNSYATNSLLQRRVLSMSKPILVKNTKEMMTNLEFPKCIKVADLGCSSGQNTFLAMSEIVNTINALCQERNQNPPEIDCCLNDLPGNDFNTTFKFISFFNDKLTSNTPCFVSGVPGSFYSRLFPSKSLHFIHSNYSVNYPSKVPEGLEKNKMGVYITSSSPLSEYKAYLNQFQKDFNTFLRMRSEEMVSNGRMVITLLGRNTIDDPLYRDCCHHLTLLSDSLRDLVIEGLVSASTVNSFNMPFYDPTEEEVKEIIRNEASFQINDLETHAFDLGHSKEESSLQSCRAKSGEKEANCIRAATETMLVAHFRDAINIDTLFAKYAHHVSQHASCINKTSITLVASLVRK from the exons ATGAATTCAATATTCATCCGTTCGATATCTTCGTCAAG GTCTGATGGGAAGAGTGAAAATGAAATGAGTAACGGCGATGAAGAGTGTAGTAATTACACTCGTGTGAGTATCTTAAATATGAGGGGAGGTGATGGACACAATAGTTACGCTACCAACTCTCTTCTTCAG AGAAGAGTTTTATCAATGAGCAAGCCCATATTGGTTAAAAATACCAAAGAAATGATGACAAACTTGGAatttcctaaatgcatcaaagTAGCAGATTTAGGCTGTTCTTCTGGACAAAACACATTTTTGGCGATGTCTGAGATCGTAAACACAATTAATGCGTTATGTCAAGAACGGAACCAAAACCCACCAGAGATTGATTGCTGTCTGAACGATCTCCCTGGTAATGATTTCAACACGACGTTCAAGTTCATAAGTTTCTTCAACGACAAGCTCACAAGCAATACACCATGCTTTGTCTCTGGAGTTCCTGGTTCCTTTTACTCAAGGCTCTTTCCTAGCAAGAGTCTCCATTTCATTCATTCAAATTACAGTGTTAATTACCCCTCTAAG GTTCCGGAAGGACTGGAGAAGAACAAGATGGGTGTGTACATAACAAGTTCAAGTCCTCTAAGTGAATACAAGGCTTACTTGAATCAGTTCCAAAAAGATTTTAATACATTTCTAAGAATGCGGTCTGAAGAGATGGTATCTAATGGACGCATGGTTATCACATTACTCGGCAGAAACACTATAGATGATCCGTTGTACAGGGACTGTTGTCATCATTTGACATTGTTATCCGATTCTCTGCGCGACCTAGTCATCGAG GGACTTGTGAGTGCATCAACGGTGAATTCATTCAACATGCCATTTTATGATCCGACCgaagaagaagtaaaagaaATTATTAGAAATGAGGCGTCATTCCAAATAAACGACTTAGAGACGCATGCATTTGATCTTGGCCATAGTAAGGAAGAAAGTAGCTTGCAATCATGTAGAGCTAAATCAGGGGAAAAAGAGGCTAATTGCATTAGAGCAGCGACTGAAACGATGCTCGTAGCGCACTTTAGAGATGCCATTAATATCGATACATTGTTTGCAAAATATGCACACCATGTTTCTCAACATGCTAGCTGCATAAACAAAACGTCTATCACTCTAGTGGCTTCATTGGTTCGGAAATAA
- the LOC125592340 gene encoding salicylate/benzoate carboxyl methyltransferase-like: protein MSKPILVKNTKEMVTNLDFSKCIKVADLGCSSGQNTFLAMSEIVNTINALCQERNQIPPEIDCCLKDLPGNDFNTTFKFISFFNEKLTSKTPCFVSGVPGSFHSRLFPSKSLHFIHSNCGLNYLSKVPEGLEKNKMSVYITSSSPLSEYKAYLNQFQKDFTTFLRMRSEEMVSNGRMVITLLGRNAIDDPLYRDCCHHLTLVSDSLRDLVFEGLVSASKVISFNMPLYDPTDEELKEIIINEGSFQINDLETHAFDLGHSKEENRESCRAKPGEKEANCIRAAFEMMLVAHFGDAINIDTLFAKYAHHVSQHASCMRKTSVILVVSWFGNNLTIYQGITCVVLMYRHKKKTCVVLMVCYASNSKLLAINGLTHTIYIFLYIQYKNILYL from the exons ATGAGCAAGCCCATATTGGTTAAAAACACCAAAGAAATGGTGACAAACTTGGACTTTTCTAAATGCATTAAAGTAGCAGATTTGGGCTGTTCTTCTGGACAAAACACATTTTTGGCGATGTCTGAGATCGTCAACACAATTAATGCGTTATGTCAGGAACGGAACCAAATCCCGCCAGAGATAGATTGTTGTCTGAAGGATCTCCCTGGTAATGATTTCAACACGACGTTCAAGTTCATAAGTTTCTTCAACGAGAAGCTCACAAGCAAAACACCATGCTTCGTCTCTGGAGTTCCTGGTTCCTTTCACTCAAGGCTCTTTCCTAGCAAGAGTCTCCATTTCATTCATTCAAATTGCGGTCTTAATTACCTCTCTAAG GTTCCTGAAGGTCTGGAGAAGAACAAGATGAGTGTGTACATAACAAGTTCAAGTCCTCTAAGTGAATACAAGGCTTACTTGAATCAGTTCCAAAAAGATTTTACTACATTTCTACGAATGCGGTCTGAAGAGATGGTATCTAATGGACGAATGGTTATCACATTACTCGGCAGAAACGCTATAGATGATCCGTTGTACAGGGACTGTTGTCATCATTTGACATTGGTATCCGATTCTCTCCGCGACCTTGTCTTCGAG GGACTTGTGAGTGCATCAAAGGTGATTTCATTCAACATGCCACTTTATGATCCGACCGACGaagaattaaaagaaattattataaatgaggGGTCATTCCAAATAAACGACTTAGAGACACATGCATTTGATCTTGGCCATAGTAAGGAAGAAAATAGGGAATCATGTAGAGCTAAACCAGGGGAAAAAGAGGCTAATTGCATTAGAGCAGCGTTTGAAATGATGCTCGTAGCTCACTTTGGAGATGCCATTAATATCGATACATTGTTTGCAAAATATGCACACCATGTTTCTCAACATGCTAGCTGCATGAGAAAAACGTCTGTCATTTTAGTGGTTTCATGGTTCGGAAATAATCTTACTATATATCAAGGAATAACTTGTGTTGTGCTCATGTAtcgacacaaaaaaaaaacttgtgttgTGCTCATGGTTTGCTATGCCTCCAATTCAAAACTACTTGCAATAAATGGATTGACACATAccatttacatatttttatatattcagtataaaaatattttatatttgtaa
- the LOC106372541 gene encoding pullulanase 1, chloroplastic isoform X1 — MALTLLTLTTSVHLLDSTSVALPRIFAAAFPLRSRFRRPSSSISSFQLGFPSTTHRSDSIRCLCASSSSAASPMQFEVSTPNSQFLDSLLYSRAYWVTEGVIAWNVDVGEGSCYLYASRVAGLSFSEDGIDGFDFRVKLEAESGSLRTNVVEKFPHIGNYKPFKVPSDLDVRDLVKSQLAIVCFDAEGRLIEGTGLQLPGVLDELFSYDGPLGANFTPGGGVSLHLWAPTAQEVTVCIYKNPLDKSPMEICPLEEVNGVWSTNGPSSWEGCYYVYKVSVYHPSTLKVETCYANDPYARGLSADASKTYLLNLDSDDLKPEGWEKLADKKPDLRSYSDISIYELHVRDFSVSDETVEPEHRGGYLAFTLKDSAGVKHLQKLADAGLTHLHLLPTYQFGDVDDEKENWKYIDTSLLEGLPPDSAEAQARVTEIQNDDGFNWGYNPVLWGVPKGSYASDPTGPCRIIEFRKMVQALNRIGLNVVLDVVYNHLHANGPHNKDSVLDKIVPGYYLRRNNDGFIENSTCVNNTASEHYMVDRLIRDDLLNWVVNYKVDGFRFDLMGHIMKDTMVKAKSAIGNLRKETDGVDGSRIYIYGEGWNFGEVANNGRGVNASQFNLTGTGIGSFNDRIRDATLGGSPFGHPLQQGFITGLLLQPNGHDHGSEATQQLMLSTAKDHIQIGMAANLKDYVLTNHEGKEVKGSEILMHDATPVAYASQPTETINYVSAHDNETLFDIISLKTPMEISVDERCRINHLASSMIALSQGIPFFHAGDEILRSKSLDRDSYNSGDWFNRLDFSYKSNNWGVGLPPKGKNEHSWPLIKLRLQDPSFKPQSSHIVSTLNSFLDLLRIRYSSPLFRLDTAKAIKERVRFHNTGPSSVPGAIIMSIEDGHKGMASVSQIDPVYSFLVVIFNARPSEFSFLSPALKDRNLELHPVQVKSGDEIVRKSVYDAFSGGFTVPARTTTVFVEVRKG, encoded by the exons atggCACTGACACTACTAACACTGACCACTTCCGTTCATCTTCTCGATTCCACCTCCGTCGCGCTTCCTCGCATCTTCGCCGCAGCTTTTCCTCTCCGATCTCGGTTTCGACGGCCTTCATCGTCGATCTCCAGCTTCCAGCTCGGATTCCCTTCGACAACTCATCGCAGCGACTCGATTCGCTGCCTATGCGCTTCGTCCTCCTCCGCTGCATCTCCTATGCAATTCGAAGTATCCACTCCGAATTCTCAG TTTCTCGATAGTTTGCTCTATTCAAGAGCGTATTGGGTTACGGAAGGCGTAATCGCTTGGAATGTGGATGTTGGCGAAGGATCGTGTTACTTGTATGCGAGCAGAGTTGCTGGTTTGTCATTCAGCGAAGATGGAATCGATG GTTTTGAttttagagtcaagcttgaAGCTGAATCCGGATCACTTCGTACCAAT GTGGTTGAGAAGTTTCCACATATTGGGAATTACAAACCGTTTAAAGTTCCTTCGGATTTGGATGTCAGGGATCTTGTCAAAAGCCAGTTAGCTATTGTCTGCTTTGATG CGGAAGGACGGCTTATAGAGGGAACTGGGTTGCAATTGCCTGGCGTCCTCGATGAACTGTTCTCATATGACGGTCCCCTAGGTGCAAATTTCACACCAGGAGGAGGCGTCTCTCTTCACCTCTGGGCTCCCACTGCTCAA GAGGTTACTGTGTGCATCTACAAAAACCCACTTGACAAGAGTCCGATGGAAATCTGCCCACTCGAAGAGGTTAATGGTGTGTGGAGCACTAACGGTCCTAGTAGTTGGGAAGGATGCTATTATGTGTATAAAGTATCAGTCTATCATCCAAGCACCTTGAAAGTGGAAACTTGCTATGCAAATGATCCTTATGCACGGGG GCTTTCAGCTGATGCGAGCAAAACTTATCTGCTCAATCTTGACTCTGATGATCTAAAACCTGAAGGATGGGAGAAATTGGCAGATAAGAAGCCAGACCTAAGATCCTACTCAGATATAAGTATTTATGAGCTGCATGTGAGGGATTTCAG TGTCAGTGATGAGACTGTCGAACCTGAACATCGTGGTGGATATCTGGCCTTTACTTTAAAG GATTCTGCAGGTGTGAAACATCTTCAAAAGTTAGCGGATGCAGGTCTTACCCATCTACATCTTCTTCCCACATATCAATTTGGTGATGTTGATGATGAGAAGGAGAACTGGAAGTATATAG ACACCAGTTTGCTGGAAGGATTACCACCTGATTCAGCCGAGGCACAAGCTCGTGTTACAGAAATCCAGAATGATGATGGCTTTAACTGGGG GTATAATCCTGTGCTCTGGGGAGTCCCAAAAGGAAGCTACGCTAGTGATCCGACTGGTCCATGTCGTATAATTGAATTTAGAAAAATGGTTCAG GCTCTTAATCGTATCGGTCTTAATGTCGTCTTAGACGTTGTTTACAACCACTTGCATGCAAATGGGCCACACAACAAAGACTCTGTTCTTGATAAG ATAGTTCCAGGTTACTATTTGAGAAGGAACAATGACGGGTTTATTGAAAACAGTACATGCGTAAACAACACTGCCAGCGAGCATTATATGGTTGATCGTCTGATACGGGATGATCTGTTAAACTGGGTTGTCAATTATAAG GTTGATGGATTCCGTTTTGATCTCATGGGTCATATAATGAAAGATACAATG GTAAAAGCAAAATCTGCAATTGGCAACTTGAGAAAGGAAACAGATGGAGTTGATGGTTCAAGAATTTATAT ATATGGTGAAGGATGGAACTTTGGGGAAGTTGCTAACAATGGACGAGGAGTTAATGCTTCACAGTTCAACTTAACCGGGACAGGAATTGGAAG TTTTAATGACCGTATACGAGATGCAACTCTTGGTGGCTCTCCATTTGGTCATCCTCTTCAACAAGGATTCATTACAGGTTTATTGTTACAG CCTAACGGTCATGACCATGGTTCAGAAGCTACCCAGCAGCTGATGCTTTCTACTGCCAAAGATCACATCCAG ATTGGGATGGCTGCAAATTTGAAGGATTATGTGCTAACTAATCATGAAGGAAAAGAG GTGAAGGGATCAGAGATTTTAATGCATGATGCCACACCTGTTGCATATGCTTCACAGCCTACAGAAACG ATTAACTACGTCTCAGCTCATGACAATGAAACCCTCTTTGACATTATCAGTTTGAAG ACACCGATGGAAATATCAGTTGATGAAAGGTGTAGAATAAATCATTTGGCATCAAGTATGATCGCCCTCTCGCAG GGTATACCATTCTTCCATGCTGGGGACGAGATTTTACGCTCGAAGTCACTTGATCGTGATTCTTACAACTCCGGTGATTGGTTCAATAGGTTAGACTTCAGCTACAAGTCCAACAACTGGGGTGTTGGGCTTCCTCCAAAAGGGAAAAACGAACACAGTTGGCCGCT GATTAAACTGAGGTTGCAAGATCCATCCTTCAAGCCTCAGAGCAGTCACATAGTTTCCACGCTCAACAGTTTCTTAGACTTGTTACGCATCAGATACTCATCACCTCTCTTCCGTTTAGACACAGCAAAGGCTATCAAG gaACGAGTGCGATTTCATAACACAGGCCCCTCATCAGTCCCCGGCGCCATCATCATGAGCATTGAGGATGGTCACAAAGGCATGGCAAGTGTATCTCAGATCGATCCAGT CTACTCATTCCTTGTGGTTATCTTTAATGCTCGCCCGTCTGAGTTCTCATTTCTCAGTCCCGCTCTGAAAGACAGGAATCTCGAATTACATCCAGTACAG GTGAAGTCGGGAGATGAAATAGTAAGAAAATCAGTGTATGACGCTTTTTCCGGCGGCTTCACTGTACCGGCAAGAACAACTACAGTGTTTGTTGAAGTGAGGAAGGGTTGa
- the LOC106372541 gene encoding pullulanase 1, chloroplastic isoform X2: MALTLLTLTTSVHLLDSTSVALPRIFAAAFPLRSRFRRPSSSISSFQLGFPSTTHRSDSIRCLCASSSSAASPMQFEVSTPNSQFLDSLLYSRAYWVTEGVIAWNVDVGEGSCYLYASRVAGLSFSEDGIDGFDFRVKLEAESGSLRTNFPHIGNYKPFKVPSDLDVRDLVKSQLAIVCFDAEGRLIEGTGLQLPGVLDELFSYDGPLGANFTPGGGVSLHLWAPTAQEVTVCIYKNPLDKSPMEICPLEEVNGVWSTNGPSSWEGCYYVYKVSVYHPSTLKVETCYANDPYARGLSADASKTYLLNLDSDDLKPEGWEKLADKKPDLRSYSDISIYELHVRDFSVSDETVEPEHRGGYLAFTLKDSAGVKHLQKLADAGLTHLHLLPTYQFGDVDDEKENWKYIDTSLLEGLPPDSAEAQARVTEIQNDDGFNWGYNPVLWGVPKGSYASDPTGPCRIIEFRKMVQALNRIGLNVVLDVVYNHLHANGPHNKDSVLDKIVPGYYLRRNNDGFIENSTCVNNTASEHYMVDRLIRDDLLNWVVNYKVDGFRFDLMGHIMKDTMVKAKSAIGNLRKETDGVDGSRIYIYGEGWNFGEVANNGRGVNASQFNLTGTGIGSFNDRIRDATLGGSPFGHPLQQGFITGLLLQPNGHDHGSEATQQLMLSTAKDHIQIGMAANLKDYVLTNHEGKEVKGSEILMHDATPVAYASQPTETINYVSAHDNETLFDIISLKTPMEISVDERCRINHLASSMIALSQGIPFFHAGDEILRSKSLDRDSYNSGDWFNRLDFSYKSNNWGVGLPPKGKNEHSWPLIKLRLQDPSFKPQSSHIVSTLNSFLDLLRIRYSSPLFRLDTAKAIKERVRFHNTGPSSVPGAIIMSIEDGHKGMASVSQIDPVYSFLVVIFNARPSEFSFLSPALKDRNLELHPVQVKSGDEIVRKSVYDAFSGGFTVPARTTTVFVEVRKG; encoded by the exons atggCACTGACACTACTAACACTGACCACTTCCGTTCATCTTCTCGATTCCACCTCCGTCGCGCTTCCTCGCATCTTCGCCGCAGCTTTTCCTCTCCGATCTCGGTTTCGACGGCCTTCATCGTCGATCTCCAGCTTCCAGCTCGGATTCCCTTCGACAACTCATCGCAGCGACTCGATTCGCTGCCTATGCGCTTCGTCCTCCTCCGCTGCATCTCCTATGCAATTCGAAGTATCCACTCCGAATTCTCAG TTTCTCGATAGTTTGCTCTATTCAAGAGCGTATTGGGTTACGGAAGGCGTAATCGCTTGGAATGTGGATGTTGGCGAAGGATCGTGTTACTTGTATGCGAGCAGAGTTGCTGGTTTGTCATTCAGCGAAGATGGAATCGATG GTTTTGAttttagagtcaagcttgaAGCTGAATCCGGATCACTTCGTACCAAT TTTCCACATATTGGGAATTACAAACCGTTTAAAGTTCCTTCGGATTTGGATGTCAGGGATCTTGTCAAAAGCCAGTTAGCTATTGTCTGCTTTGATG CGGAAGGACGGCTTATAGAGGGAACTGGGTTGCAATTGCCTGGCGTCCTCGATGAACTGTTCTCATATGACGGTCCCCTAGGTGCAAATTTCACACCAGGAGGAGGCGTCTCTCTTCACCTCTGGGCTCCCACTGCTCAA GAGGTTACTGTGTGCATCTACAAAAACCCACTTGACAAGAGTCCGATGGAAATCTGCCCACTCGAAGAGGTTAATGGTGTGTGGAGCACTAACGGTCCTAGTAGTTGGGAAGGATGCTATTATGTGTATAAAGTATCAGTCTATCATCCAAGCACCTTGAAAGTGGAAACTTGCTATGCAAATGATCCTTATGCACGGGG GCTTTCAGCTGATGCGAGCAAAACTTATCTGCTCAATCTTGACTCTGATGATCTAAAACCTGAAGGATGGGAGAAATTGGCAGATAAGAAGCCAGACCTAAGATCCTACTCAGATATAAGTATTTATGAGCTGCATGTGAGGGATTTCAG TGTCAGTGATGAGACTGTCGAACCTGAACATCGTGGTGGATATCTGGCCTTTACTTTAAAG GATTCTGCAGGTGTGAAACATCTTCAAAAGTTAGCGGATGCAGGTCTTACCCATCTACATCTTCTTCCCACATATCAATTTGGTGATGTTGATGATGAGAAGGAGAACTGGAAGTATATAG ACACCAGTTTGCTGGAAGGATTACCACCTGATTCAGCCGAGGCACAAGCTCGTGTTACAGAAATCCAGAATGATGATGGCTTTAACTGGGG GTATAATCCTGTGCTCTGGGGAGTCCCAAAAGGAAGCTACGCTAGTGATCCGACTGGTCCATGTCGTATAATTGAATTTAGAAAAATGGTTCAG GCTCTTAATCGTATCGGTCTTAATGTCGTCTTAGACGTTGTTTACAACCACTTGCATGCAAATGGGCCACACAACAAAGACTCTGTTCTTGATAAG ATAGTTCCAGGTTACTATTTGAGAAGGAACAATGACGGGTTTATTGAAAACAGTACATGCGTAAACAACACTGCCAGCGAGCATTATATGGTTGATCGTCTGATACGGGATGATCTGTTAAACTGGGTTGTCAATTATAAG GTTGATGGATTCCGTTTTGATCTCATGGGTCATATAATGAAAGATACAATG GTAAAAGCAAAATCTGCAATTGGCAACTTGAGAAAGGAAACAGATGGAGTTGATGGTTCAAGAATTTATAT ATATGGTGAAGGATGGAACTTTGGGGAAGTTGCTAACAATGGACGAGGAGTTAATGCTTCACAGTTCAACTTAACCGGGACAGGAATTGGAAG TTTTAATGACCGTATACGAGATGCAACTCTTGGTGGCTCTCCATTTGGTCATCCTCTTCAACAAGGATTCATTACAGGTTTATTGTTACAG CCTAACGGTCATGACCATGGTTCAGAAGCTACCCAGCAGCTGATGCTTTCTACTGCCAAAGATCACATCCAG ATTGGGATGGCTGCAAATTTGAAGGATTATGTGCTAACTAATCATGAAGGAAAAGAG GTGAAGGGATCAGAGATTTTAATGCATGATGCCACACCTGTTGCATATGCTTCACAGCCTACAGAAACG ATTAACTACGTCTCAGCTCATGACAATGAAACCCTCTTTGACATTATCAGTTTGAAG ACACCGATGGAAATATCAGTTGATGAAAGGTGTAGAATAAATCATTTGGCATCAAGTATGATCGCCCTCTCGCAG GGTATACCATTCTTCCATGCTGGGGACGAGATTTTACGCTCGAAGTCACTTGATCGTGATTCTTACAACTCCGGTGATTGGTTCAATAGGTTAGACTTCAGCTACAAGTCCAACAACTGGGGTGTTGGGCTTCCTCCAAAAGGGAAAAACGAACACAGTTGGCCGCT GATTAAACTGAGGTTGCAAGATCCATCCTTCAAGCCTCAGAGCAGTCACATAGTTTCCACGCTCAACAGTTTCTTAGACTTGTTACGCATCAGATACTCATCACCTCTCTTCCGTTTAGACACAGCAAAGGCTATCAAG gaACGAGTGCGATTTCATAACACAGGCCCCTCATCAGTCCCCGGCGCCATCATCATGAGCATTGAGGATGGTCACAAAGGCATGGCAAGTGTATCTCAGATCGATCCAGT CTACTCATTCCTTGTGGTTATCTTTAATGCTCGCCCGTCTGAGTTCTCATTTCTCAGTCCCGCTCTGAAAGACAGGAATCTCGAATTACATCCAGTACAG GTGAAGTCGGGAGATGAAATAGTAAGAAAATCAGTGTATGACGCTTTTTCCGGCGGCTTCACTGTACCGGCAAGAACAACTACAGTGTTTGTTGAAGTGAGGAAGGGTTGa
- the BNACNNG20590D gene encoding S-protein homolog 9, whose protein sequence is MNNLLIVLVLLGLCIGLGESTVTISNQLKHNKLLGILCDNYEGYQKLKIGEDYNFNVSLDSSDPVYEEKYSCTMYQGPNFKYRQYVMVLDESTGLEVTSKWIAREDGIYSYIGGHPLLKTDKWDGSHLLKN, encoded by the coding sequence ATGAACAATCTCTTGATAGTACTGGTTCTTCTGGGCCTATGTATCGGCTTAGGAGAAAGCACCGTCACTATAAGCAACCAGTTGAAACACAACAAGCTCCTCGGGATTCTTTGTGACAACTACGAAGGGTATCAGAAGTTGAAAATCGGcgaagattataattttaatgtttctcTCGACTCTTCGGACCCGGTGTACGAGGAAAAATACTCATGTACAATGTACCAAGGTCCTAATttcaaatatcgccaatatgtTATGGTGTTGGACGAGAGCACAGGACTTGAGGTTACGAGTAAGTGGATTGCTAGAGAAGATGGTATCTACAGTTATATTGGTGGACATCCTCTTCTGAAGACAGATAAGTGGGATGGTTCTCACCTACTCAAAAActag
- the LOC106370699 gene encoding S-protein homolog 9 — translation MNNLLIVLTLLGLCISLSNGFDMLGGSKVTFSNQLEHSKLLKVLCDNDEGEQLVKIGKEYEFTFGDSIFKTTRYSCKMDQGPNFKHHQEFVAYDASWSKALEATCKWIAREDGIYFSQDGNPPLRRYEWDGPHLLKT, via the coding sequence ATGAACAATCTCCTGATAGTGCTGACTCTTCTGGGCCTATGTATCAGCTTAAGCAATGGTTTTGACATGCTAGGAGGAAGCAAAGTCACGTTCAGCAACCAGTTGGAACACAGCAAACTCCTCAAGGTTCTTTGTGACAATGACGAAGGGGAGCAGCTTGTGAAAATTGGCAAAGAATACGAGTTCACTTTTGGTGATAGCATTTTCAAAACGACCCGTTACTCGTGTAAAATGGACCAAGGTCCTAATTTCAAACATCACCAAGAGTTTGTGGCGTATGACGCTTCGTGGAGCAAAGCTCTTGAGGCTACATGTAAGTGGATTGCTAGAGAAGATGGTATCTACTTTTCTCAAGATGGAAACCCTCCTCTGAGGAGATATGAGTGGGATGGTCCTCACCTCCTCAAAACCTAG
- the LOC106372540 gene encoding zinc finger protein ZAT6-like: MALEALSSPRLASPVPTLFQDYAVGFHGSKGKRSKRSRSEFDRSLTEDEYIALCLMLLARDGNRTRDLPSCSSLPPLLPTPTSTHTHKCSVCDKAFSSYQALGGHKASHRKKSSQTQSSGGDEKSTSSAITIVRHGGGSVKPHVCSICNKSFATGQALGGHKRCHYEGKNGGGGSSSVSISEGVGSTSHVSSGSHHHHHHHHRGFDLNIPPIPAFWTVNGEEEVMSPMPTKKLRLE, encoded by the coding sequence ATGGCACTTGAAGCTCTTAGTTCGCCAAGATTAGCTTCTCCAGTTCCAACTCTGTTTCAAGATTATGCTGTTGGCTTCCATGGAAGCAAAGGCAAGCGATCTAAGAGGTCAAGATCCGAGTTCGACCGCAGTCTCACGGAGGATGAGTATATCGCTTTATGTCTCATGCTTCTTGCTCGTGACGGTAATCGAACCCGAGACCTGCCTTCTTGTTCTTCCTTGCCGCCTCTGCTTCCTACTCCTACTTCTACACATACCCACAAGTGCAGCGTCTGCGACAAGGCGTTTTCTTCTTACCAGGCTCTCGGCGGGCACAAGGCGAGTCACCGTAAAAAGTCATCGCAGACTCAGTCTAGCGGAGGAGATGAGAAATCCACCTCGTCGGCTATAACTATCGTGAGACACGGCGGAGGAAGTGTGAAACCGCACGTTTGCTCGATCTGCAACAAGTCGTTCGCGACAGGCCAAGCTCTCGGTGGCCACAAACGGTGCCACTACGAAGGCAAGAACGGCGGCGGTGGGAGCAGCAGCGTGTCTATCTCCGAAGGCGTGGGGTCCACAAGCCACGTCAGCAGCGGCAGccatcatcaccaccaccaccaccaccgtggGTTTGACCTCAACATCCCGCCGATACCGGCGTTCTGGACGGTCAACGGAGAAGAAGAGGTGATGAGCCCCATGCCGACCAAGAAACTGAGGCTCGAGTAG